From Diceros bicornis minor isolate mBicDic1 chromosome 17, mDicBic1.mat.cur, whole genome shotgun sequence, the proteins below share one genomic window:
- the PRICKLE1 gene encoding prickle-like protein 1, whose product MPLEMEPKMSKLAFGCQRSSTSDDDSGCALEEYAWVPPGLRPEQIQLYFACLPEEKVPYVNSPGEKHRIKQLLYQLPPHDNEVRYCQSLSEEEKKELQVFSAQRKKEALGRGTIKLLSRAVMHAVCEQCGLKINGGEIAVFASRAGPGICWHPSCFVCFTCNELLVDLIYFYQDGKIHCGRHHAELLKPRCSACDEIIFADECTEAEGRHWHMKHFCCLECETVLGGQRYIMKDGRPFCCGCFESLYAEYCETCGEHIGVDHAQMTYDGQHWHATEACFSCAQCKASLLGCPFLPKQGQIYCSKTCSLGEDVHASDSSDSAFQSARSRDSRRSVRMGKSSRSADQCRQSLLLSPALNYKFPGLSGNADDTLSRKLEDLSLSGQGASFVNEEFWKGRVEHETPEDPEEWAEHEDYMTQLLLKFGDKSLFQQQPNEMDIRASEHWISDNMVKNKTELKQNNQSLASKKYQSDMYWAQSQDGLGDSAYGSHPGPASSRRLQELDLDHGASGYNHDQTQWYEDSLECLSDLKPEQSVRDSMDSLALSNITGPSVDGESKPRPSLYSLQNFEEMEAEDCEKMSNMGTLNSSMLHRSAESLKSLSSELCPEKILPEEKPVHLPVLRRSKSQSRPQQVKFSDDVIDNGNYDNIEIRQPPMSERTRRRVYHFEERGSRSHHHRRRRSRKSRSDNALNLVTERKYSPKGRLRLYTPDNYEKFIQNKSAREIQAYIQNADLYGQYAHATSDYALQNPGVHRFLGLYGEEDDSWCSSSTSSSDSEEEGYFLGQPIPQPRPQRYAYYTDDLSSPTSALPTPHLGQRTTKSKKKKGHKGKNCIIS is encoded by the exons ATGCCTTTGGAGATGGAGCCCAAAATGAGCAAACTCGCCTTTGGGTGCCAGAGAAGTTCCACATCAGATGACGATTCTGGCTGTGCGTTGGAGGAGTATGCCTGGGTCCCCCCAGGCCTTAGACCAGAGCAG ATCCAGCTCTATTTTGCCTgcttaccagaggagaaggtTCCTTATGTCAACAGCCCTGGAGAGAAACATCGAATTAAACAGCTTTTGTACCAGTTGCCACCACACGATAATGAG GTGCGGTATTGCCAGTCATTGAgcgaagaggagaaaaaagaattgcAGGTGTTCAGTGCTCAGCGGAAGAAGGAAGCGCTTGGAAGAGGAACGATTAAACTCTTGTCCAGAGCGGTCATGCATGCTGTGTGCGAGCAG TGTGGGTTGAAGATAAATGGAGGTGAAATTGCAGTGTTTGCCTCCCGTGCCGGCCCTGGAATATGCTGGCACCCATCCTGTTTTGTCTGCTTCACATGTAACGAGCTGCTGGTCGACCTCATCTATTTTTATCAGGATGGAAAAATTCACTGTGGCAGGCACCATGCTGAACTGCTCAAGCCACGGTGTTCGGCATGTGATGAG ataatttttgcTGATGAGTGCACTGAAGCTGAGGGTCGCCATTGGCACATGAAACACTTCTGCTGCCTTGAGTGTGAAACAGTCCTAGGAGGACAGAGGTACATCATGAAGGACGGCCGCCCATTCTGCTGTGGCTGTTTTGAGTCTCTGTATGCCGAGTACTGTGAAACCTGTGGGGAGCATATTG GCGTTGACCATGCACAGATGACCTACGACGGGCAGCACTGGCATGCTACAGAAGCGTGCTTTTCTTGTGCCCAGTGTAAAGCCTCGTTATTGGGGTGTCCCTTCCTTCCCAAACAAGGTCAGATTTATTGCTCAAAAACATGCAGCCTTGGGGAAGACGTCCATGCCTCTGATTCTTCCGACTCTGCATTTCAGTCAGCCCGATCAAGGGACTCCAGAAGAAGTGTCCGGATGGGCAAAAGCAGTCGGTCAGCGGATCAGTGTAGACAGTCTCTCCTCTTGTCCCCTGCTCTGAACTACAAGTTTCCTGGCCTTTCAGGCAATGCTGACGACACCCTTTCTCGGAAATTGGAGGATCTGAGTCTCTCTGGGCAAGGAGCAAGTTTTGTCAATGAAGAATTTTGGAAAGGCAGAGTAGAGCACGAAACCCCAGAAGACCCTGAAGAATGGGCTGAGCATGAAGATTATATGACGCAGCTCCTCCTCAAGTTTGGTGATAAAAGCCTCTTTCAGCAGCAGCCCAATGAGATGGATATTCGAGCCAGTGAGCACTGGATATCTGATAACATGGTTAAAAATAAGACTGAATTAAAGCAAAATAACCAGAGCCTCGCAAGTAAAAAATACCAATCTGATATGTATTGGGCACAGTCACAAGATGGACTGGGCGATTCTGCTTATGGCAGCCACCCAGGCCCTGCAAGCAGCAGAAGGCTCCAGGAACTAGATCTGGACCATGGAGCTTCGGGATATAATCACGATCAAACACAGTGGTATGAGGATTCCCTGGAGTGTCTGTCAGACTTGAAACCAGAGCAAAGTGTTCGGGATTCCATGGATTCTTTGGCTTTGTCTAATATCACAG GGCCTTCAGTGGATGGAGAAAGCAAGCCGAGGCCATCGTTATATTCTCTGCAAAACtttgaggaaatggaagcagaagATTGTGAGAAAATGAGCAATATGGGGACTTTGAACTCTTCCATGCTGCACAGGAGCGCAGAGTCCTTGAAGAGTCTAAGTTCAGAGTTGTGTCCAGAAAAAATCCTGCCTGAGGAGAAACCAGTACATCTGCCAGTGCTCAGAAGATCCAAGTCTCAGTCCAGACCACAGCAAGTCAAGTTTTCAGATGACGTCATTGACAATGGAAACTACGACAACATCGAAATCCGGCAGCCTCCAATGAGTGAGAGGACTCGGAGACGGGTCTACCATTTTGAAGAGAGGGGATCCAGGTCTCATCACCATCGCCGCAGGAGAAGCAGGAAGTCCCGCTCTGACAACGCCCTGAATCTTGTTACAGAAAGAAAATACTCTCCCAAGGGCAGACTGCGGCTTTACACCCCTGATAACTATGAGAAATTTATACAGAACAAAAGTGCCCGGGAGATCCAAGCATACATCCAGAATGCCGATCTCTACGGACAGTATGCCCATGCCACTTCCGACTATGCCCTGCAGAACCCGGGAGTGCACAGGTTTCTGGGACTCTACGGTGAGGAGGATGATTCCTGGtgttcctcctccacctcctcctccgaCTCAGAAGAAGAAGGCTATTTTCTTGGACAACCAATTCCTCAGCCCCGGCCACAGAGATATGCCTACTATACAGATGACCTTTCTAGTCCAACTTCTGCGCTCCCTACTCCTCATCTTGGTCAGAGGACAACTAAATCTAAGAAGAAAAAGGGACACAAGGGCAAAAACTGTATTATTTCTTAA